The sequence AGTGTTTACACAAGTGGGAAGGGCTATTGTCTTTAGGTTAAGGAGGAATATCTAATTTAAAAACAGCAGCCTTCCTCGCCATAAAAAGAGACAAACCCCCAAGCAAGCCGGCCCTCTAACTAGAAGAGGGAGCCTTAAAACCACGTCCCCATATCTGGATGAAAGTAAAACCATGCAATCTGAATTGTTTCGTGGAGCAAGATCTATGGTTCTCCAACTGGGTTCCTTGCAACACTGGGGTTCCACAGAGGCGTGGCGGAGGCAGCCGGGAGATGCAGAGGGAGAGGAGCAGCTCTGTGCCCACCTCCTGGATGCCAACCAGGGCTTTTGGTTCCGTTGGACAAAAGAATTccactgcttaaaaaaaaagtgtgagaCCCCCCTAGACCAGATGATTTTGAGAATCTATAAGATCCTGTAACTTGAAGATTCTATAAATCTAAGAGTCTATGACTGCAAGTGACTCTGGGACATTCTGCCCttccctctgtgagcctcagaAAGTGTGTTTGTTTCTCCTAGCTTTCCTGGGTGTGGGTTTCAGGGCGCTGCCCAAAGGAGCGGGGACCCCCCCTTGCCTGTCTGAGCCACgcacctgccctccccagctcctccccttgCCCGGTGCCAGATGTGGGCCAGCAGGAGGATGTTTATGGAGACAGTAAACGGGCTGGCAGGCCTTCCAAACGGGGGCGGCTGCAGGCTGACCCACGGTTAAAGATTACCCCGGCTCCGGATGTGAGAGTGTAAACAAATGAGACTCTCGCTGATGATggcagcacccccccccccaccctgcacCAGTGCTGGGGTCCTGCCATGGTTACCCTGCTCTTCTGGCAGCatgtggcagggctgggtggctCTTTGGGCGACAGTTGGCCCGTCAACCTGGCCCCtgtcctctctctgtccctctctccttgtCGGCCTTGCTCAGACCCGTCTCCAGGTATCTGCTAACAGGTCTCCCACCTGCAGGCCTCTCCCGTCTGTGGATCCCAGTCCTCCTGTCCTGCAGCCCAGGTCAAATCCTGTTTATTCCAAGATGCCTTCCCTGACCCACTCTGAAACAGGAAGGGGATCTCAGCCTGGGCTGGAAATCTTTATCCTAAAGGGGATAATTATCCTAAAGAAGAGAAGACTCAGAGGGAGCCCTAGGGAGTGGCTGTAGGACACATGGATCCGTACCACCAGAGTTTTTCTAACAGTCATAGCTATTCAAAGATAGGGGATAGGTAGCCTTGATAGGTAGTGGGCTTCCTGTCCCCAGGGGCATCCTAGCTGAGGTGGAGTGAGAACTTAGCAGGGATAAATGGATTTCCTAGTTCCTTAGTTCCTCCGTCCTCTAAGGTCCTGTCTAATCTGAAATGCTAAGACTCTTGTAACTAAATTGTATTCCaatattttcctgcttctaaACCTTGGCTCCCCCACAGGCTACTGGCTCCTCCCTCTCCACATACCCCCTGCCTagggctgggcacacagtaggtcagTGAGTGGGTGCCCTGAGTGCCACCCAGAGGGGAGGAAACACCTGGCCTGGACCTCCCCACCCTTTCGGGGCCTGGTTATTCCTGCTCTGGCCCAGGGTACCTGGAGAGCCACTGCCAGGCGCCAAAACAGGCAAGAGCTGAAGCCTGACCGTCTCCTTCCTGAAAGAGGGGACATGCCAGGGGAGTGAGCTCAGCAGCTTCTCAGTGGCCTTGTGCGGTCCCTCCCCCATCATAAACACCTCCACAGTGGGCCACATGAGCCATGTGTCCGGCACTGATTACATAACTTGTGGCTTCCAAACGTGGGGCCACCCCACTGCTTAGAGTTCCACGTTGCCGTTTGGTTCTTCTCAGCCCTACCCCAGGTGCAGTCCTGGGCCGAGTTGGTCCCGTGGTGTTCTCTCATGGCCTGGCGGGCCCAGACGCTGCCCTGACCGCCTACCTGGTGTCGGCTCACTCAGCTGTGACCTTTGCCGTCCCTCCTGAGGAAGGGCTCTGACCAGCTCCTCCGTCTTGGGTTTCAGCTATTTCAGGGCCTCGGCACTGCTGGGCCCACTGGTTATTTTGGAGCTTGCTGGCTGCCTGCAGCTGCCCCTGGCCCTgaggggtggaggggcagggagagaagacGTGCCCGGGCTGGCACGGCCCCGGGGGATTCATCCCGCCTTCCCTGTCTCCCAGCAGCAACTCTGCCTTGAGCTGGTCGGGAGTACCTCTGGAGTGCTGAGTCTGGTTCTGCTCATTGTCTAAGAGGTGGGACGCTGTGTAGGGGGCGTCTGAATATTCCCCGAGGAGAGCTGCCTTCTGTATCAGGCTGACAGGCAGCCCAGTAGGCAGGGGTTACATACAAGGAGGGAGATTTGGGTTTGAGAGAAGGGGCACTTGTTTTCCCCCAAACAAACCTGTGCAAGCAGAGGAAACACCCCTTTAAAGACAGATTAGCTCAGCAGTGGAATGGGTTGCCTGTGGTTAGTGAGCACCTGGTAGTGGGCAGGCTCAAGGTGAAGAGGGCTCCTGAAGGGACAGAGGACAGATCGCTCACACCCAGCCTCGTAGAGAAACCTGTGCTGAGGGCCTGCCCAGCTCCAGGAGCTCTGGACTGATTGTcctgaggtccccaacctttttggggtgaccagtttcatagaaggcaatttttccatggacggggggTGAGGGTCCAGGGGTAGGAGGTGGCGGAGCTCTGCTGCCCAGTCCTTAACAGGCCGTGGACCGGtactgggtggggaggggagtgtgGGGACCTTATGCTTGTGGGCCCTGTGACTGCTCTGTTCCTGTGGGCTCTGCCTGGACACCTCTGATTCCTCTTCTCCCTGCTGTTgccgcccctccccctctccaTCTCCTACCCGCTGGAGTCCCCAAGGGCCAATGCCTATAATCCCTGAggggtgggagagcagggacTGTTCCCCAGGGTCCAGGTCAGCCCTCAGGTGCTCCCCAGCTCCCTACTGCTGTCTCTCACTCCTCCCAGTCCCGCCCAGGCCCTCCTCACCTCGGCCCCtgcctcccggccccgcccccccagcCTCTGCACCGTCGCTGTCACGGAGTCAATTCCCTGGAATAATCACATTTTCCGGCTGGCTCCCTCCTCCTCACCAACTCGATGCCGGGAAACCCCAGCCAGCCAGGCCCCAGGAGGCTTCTCCAGAGCTATGGGGTGAGGGGAGCGCCCAGCACCCCAACCTTGCTGGAGCCGGGACAACACAGTtcctggaaggggcagggaggggggcggCGAACAAAAAGAGGGAGGCCTTAGTGACCATCTCAGAATTCACCCAGTGCTGATTTCTGGGCTCTGCTGTCCCTACCAGACCAATCCCCCAAGCTTTGCTGTCATACCCGGGAACCCAGCCATCCTTACCCCATTCCTGAAGGGTCAGGAACCAGATCCTCCCTcggagaggctcagagagaaggcTCCGGGAAGGCAATGGTCTGTGGTGTGGCTTACAGTggcactggccaaatctgggggCATTGACTCATGCAGAAGGGGTTCAACAAACAAGGAGGGGTGTTTTGGgcggccaaggtgggaggattgcttgaggtcaggagttcaagaccagcctgggcaaaatagcaagacccccccatctctacattttaaaaaatatgtgtgtattaaacaaacaaacaaggaggGCCTGGAAGTGAAGGCTGGGCATTGGGAGTTAGGTAGACCTTGCTTCAATTCTGGATCTGCTACTTGGTGGCTGTCATAATGTTTCTGAgctttatttgcaaaatgggaaCACCTCCATGGGCTGCTTTAAGGATGAAATGCAAATGCAGGGGTAATACATGGCGCatggtgattatttttattataagttaTGGGACTCCATAAAGCAAGACACAAACAACATAGCCATTAGAGGGATGTGGTGTTGGAAACAGTTATTGGCATGTCTAGGTGCTCAGGATATAGTAAGTTAGAAAAGCTAGTTGTAAAAAAGGAAATCTGTATAGTGGGGTTCCTAGCCTGGATTCCATGCCCATTGACGGCTTTAGTAGTTCATGAATACCCTGAAATTATCCACAGAACTTAgtgaaaatatgcatttttctggGGCGATAGGTCAAAGTTACCACATTTTCAAAGTGATTTGTTACCCATAAAAGGTTAAAAACTGGTGTTTATATAACATGACaacttttgtattaaaaaagtaatcaaaaataacattttaaaagggcTGAAAGgtcatatatgcaaatattaaaaagtactaGCCAGatgcggtggttcacacctgtaatcctggcactttggaggccaaggcaggaggattgtttgagcccaggagttcaagaccagcctgagcaaaagggagaccctgtttctacaagaaaaaaataaaaaataaataaaaaataaaaagaaaagaaaagaaaaattaaccaggtgtggtggcatgtacctgtagtcccagctacttggaaggctgaggcaggaggatggctgagcccaggagtttgaggttgcagtgagctatgatgatgtcactgtactctacccaaagtggcaaaaaaaaaaaaaaaaaagggtgctTTTTTCTGGGTGGTGGGCTGACAggcaattgttttttctttttgctgaacTATGTTTTCTACAGAATACAGTTTGTATTACCtgtatgattaaaaaaagaaagggtttGATTCCCAGGTAAGTCACTTTCCAAAGGATATCTTGGATAAATTtacttctctcagcctcagtgtcCTTGTGTGGCAATGCTAACCTCAGAAGGTAACAGTTAGGATTAGATGTTATGATTTAGGAAAAGCGGGGTTTGGGGGTCCCCTAGGCTGTCATCAGTGTACTGGACAGACATTTACTGTTTGTCTCCCGAGTGCTCagccctgttctaggtgctggggataagAAGGGAGGGCCCCAGAGgtcaacattttttgaaaattcacGTAAGTATGATACACGCTTGCTGTAGAAAATAAGGAAGATACACATATGTACAAAGAAAGTGCCCATAAGCTCCTGAGCATTTAGAAGCAATTACATGGTTTTAACTTTGGTGTCTTTCCCTCCAGCCTTATTCCCTTCTTTGAACAGTTAGACGTCCACTCTAGAAACCAGCAAGCGTTAGAAGGCAGGGCCACCGCGCCGCCGGGAGCCTGGCGTGACGCGCTGTGTCTCTCCCGCGCAGACAGCGAGCTGGTGCTGCCCGACTGCCTGCGGCCGCGCTCCTTCACCGCGCTGCGGAGGCCGTCGCTGCGGCGCGACGCGGACGACGCGCGCCTCTCGGTGAGCCTGTGCGACCTCAACGTACCGGGCGCCGACGGCGACGAGGGCGCGCCCGCCGCCGGCTGCCCCATCCCGCAGAACTCGCTCAACTCGCAGCACAGCCGCGCGCTGCCCGCGCAGCTCGACGGCGACCTCCGCTTCCACGCGCTGCGCGCCGGCGCGCACGTCCGCATCCTCGACGAGCAGACGGTGGCGCGCCTGGAGCACGGGCGCGACGAGCGCGCGCTCGTCTTCACCAGCCGGCCGGTGCACGTGGCCGAGACCATCTTCGTCAAGGTCACGCGCTCGGGCGGCGCGCGGCCTGGCGCGCTGTCCGTGGGCGTCACCACGTGCGACCCGGGCTCGCTGCGGCCCGCGGACCTGCCCTTCAGCCCCGAGGCCCTGGTGGACCGCAAGGAGTTCTGGGCCGTGTGCCGCGTGCCCGGGCCCCTGCACAGCGGCGACATCCTGGGCCTGGTGGTGAACGCCGACGGCGAGCTGCACCTCAGCCACAACGGCGTGGCCGGCGGCATGCAGCTGTGCGTGGACGCCTCGCAGCCGCTCTGGATGCTCTTCGGCCTGCACGGGGCCGTCACGCAGATCCGCATCCTCGGTGAGTGCCGCGCCCCGTCGCCCTCCTCCTCGCCCCGGGCCTGCCTCTCCAGGGACGGGGAGCTGCGGGGAGGGGGAACCACGCGGGGGCGTCCACTCCTCTCTcctcaccccgccccccacctcgcCCCATGCTCATTGTATTGTCGCCAGAGTCGCACCGAAGGTGAGCGCGGGGCAGGGCTTGATCTTCCAGTCTGTGCTCCTCACGTGTCAGGAGACTCGCCCCGGGAGGGTGAGGAAAGCGTGGATTACTGAGTTTGACCCGCAAATCCGATCAACCCACAGTCCCACAGATACATAAACCGCCCCTATACATATATCCCAGTGGCcacttaaaaatggagaaaaatcattttcccCAGCAGTCAGTTAATAACTTCTTGAGGCTCGGGTTCCATTTCTCCAAAACGGATTTAAATATAGGTCCCACCTCCAGGGATGGTTGTGAGGCTAAATGAGAAAAACGTTGGTGAGTCAGTAGTCAGGCGTCTGTGCGGGGTGGTGCCAGGGTTTCGGGCTGTGGGGAACCCCTGAGCAGGTAGCCTTGGGGAAAGTGGGTTGCAGAGTTCCTTTCTGGGGGGACACAGCATTCGAATGGAGTTGGGTAAGCCATGTTTACCAGATTGTTGTGCTGGATAATAGGTGTGCTTTCAAAAAGAGTccttgtggttaaaaaaaattggggaaatttgaatttaaaaagcctggggagtggcaggggaggaggagaattCTTTATTGCAGAACTTCTCAGGGCCTTTAATAGGCATTATGAATCTTTAAGGAGGGGGTTGTGGTGGTTATGGTGTACAGCTtttctaaactattaataatttgaccagaagaaaaaaaacatctcCTGGGATCTGTTACCCCAGAGTGAGCAGGTGTTCATGCTTTCCAAGTGCTGATCTTCGAACCAGCTGTGTTAGAGTGGGCTGGTTTCATTAGACTCACCTGGAGAACCTATTAAAGTGCAGATTCTTGAATCACACCTCCAGAGATTCCACTTCTGTAGATCTTGGATAGGTTCTGGAcatctgcattttttttcattagcaAGTTTGTTTACCCAAGTTTGGAGACCCCTGAGTCTCACAGCCCCTGGCCTAGACCTCAGCCCGGGAGGTAAgataatgtgtgtgtatgagtgagCATGAGTTACTCTGTAAGACTGGCACACAAACCTGTATAGGATGTGAATAACTAAATACACGTGTGTTTGTGGATGTAATGCTGTTGGTGATTGTGAGAGCACGGGAGAGTTTGTGAAATCAGATAAGGTCAGCCGGGACTTCCAACTCCGGCAAGAGACCAAATCAAGATGgagtgaaaaatgaatgaaaaagggatgaaaagaaatgaggctGGGGTGCTCAGAAGTTGAGACTGAGGGAAGAGAAatcagaaaggaatgaaaagaaatcagGTTAGAGGAactcaagaaggaaggaagatgaaTCAGGCTGGGGTGAGAATTCAGGATGGAATAAAAGGAGATTGGACTGgggtgccaaaaaaaaaaaaaatcaagctgagATGAAAAGGTACTTGGCTGCACTCACTGGGAGACACTGCTTCTCAGAGAAAGGAAATTACGTAAGGGCAAGGTACGCTCTTGCATCAGCACCATCTAATAATAGCTAAGCAGCTTTCCAGTAAGGCTTCTGTTGCCCAAAGAGGTTTACTAGACTAGAGCAAAGGgaagacttgaaaaaaaaaattaggacttATCTGTCCCAAGAGGTAGGTGAGCCAAGGCAGGTGTTGAAGAATAACCATCCAagggctggacgtggtggctcacacctgtaatcccagcactttgggaggctgaggagggaggatcgcttgaggccaggagtttaagaccagcttgggcaacataatgagaccccatctcttaaaaaagagagaaagaacaaccATCCAGAattcaatatttgttaaacaGAATGTTGCTAAGCTGTTTGGAGAATTGGGCATCTCAACCAGCAAGTTGGTGTTAGGGGATCCCGACTGacttcaaagaaaaaacaaaccagggacAATGTGTGGAGGGTCATTATTTACCTTATAGGGGAATTCTTGGCTTTGTGTATGTCCTAAGTCAACTAAGAATGGAAGGATGTATCTTTCACTCATCTGTATCACAAGACCCGCAAACAATTTCATACTTACTGGTGAAACATTAgaaatattatgttaaaattaggaaaatgataGGGATGCCTTGGAGACATTTGTTCTGAAAACACTAGCCAGTGCAACAAGGCAAGATGATaattaacttgaaaaatattaatacagtaAGAGAAACCCAATGGGTACCTATTGAATATTCTTAGAAATAATAACTATAAATGAGTTAGAACTAATAACATAATGAAAAAAGATCGCAGTAAGCACCTATTTGTGTGCAGGGCATTATGTGGGGGCCTGTGGGAGAGTCACAGGTGAGTAAGATTTTCTGTTCTCAGCTCATGGTGAATCTGAGCTCACCTGGGGAAACAAAGCTGGATTCCTGGGTAAAGAACAAGTACTATTCCAGGCTTTGTGGTTCTTTAGTCCTGTGGCTGTAGTGTGTGTGGCTGGTCAGTGCTAGATGGAGTGGTGTAGTCTGGGGGCAGTCGAGGCAGCCCGGAGGAGGGGGTTTGAGGACAGccccaagaggctccctggacagtCTGCTCATTGAGGGCAAGGGCTCTGTCCCCAGCTTTGTGCATGCACAGTGCCTGGCGGCTGGTAGGCcctcagaaaggaaggaggggaagcaggagggaaggagaggtgtGAGGGAAGGAAGGCGGGAAAGAAAGAATGCGGGAGCAGAACAGGCGTGGGAGAGGTGACGGCATTTCAGAGGTACCCTGCGGAGAAGGTGGGTGATATCTGGGGACAGCGAGGCAGAGCACAGAGTTCTGAACAGGAGGGTGAGGcgaggggaagggggaggtggtgAGTTTATTCTCTGGCCTCGGAACCTTTGAAGGAagaggggtctggggaggggtggACAGAGGGTTCCAGGCAGGGGCTAGCGTGGAGACTGCGGATGTGGCCAGACCCCAGCAGGATGTGGCCCTCCAGCCTGTAGGTGAAAAGAGGGGCTGGGCTGAGCGCCACGCCAGCCTGTGAGGGATGGAGCTTTCTCAGGTTAGGCCTCCAGTGACCAgcttgtcctccctccctccccttttgCAGGCTCCACCATCCTGGCAGAGCGGGGGGTCCCGTCACTCccctgctctcctgcctccacGCCAACCTCGCCCAGCGCCCTGGGCAGCCGCCTCTCTGACCCCTTGCTCAGCACGTGCAGCTCTGGCCCTCTGGGGAGCTCTGCTGGCGGTAAGTGACCATGTGAGACTGAGGCGAGGACGCAGCCTCTGTGTTAGGCTCAGCGAACGCTTGTTGGGTGGGGATCTCCAGGGTATATCCCATCCTGTCTCCTAGCTGGGCAGTGCCAAGGGGCAGCTCGGGAGGGACTTGCTTTAAAAGGTTTGGggcccccttccttcctccatccctcctcctttcctctcactGCCTCGCAGCCACCGAGGCCTCTGGTCTGGGGGCTGGGTGGGTCAGAAGTGGGGCTGCCCAGAGCTCAGCCTATGTTGTGCCCGGGGAAGCTGGGTCGTCAGGGTAGATAGGCAGGTTCCAATAAATGGAGGGGGCACAAGAGGCTAGGGTCTCTTCCCATGGACCCAGCACTGGGCTGGGCCGTGTCTCCTCCTGACAGTGTCCCCTTGTCCCCAGGGACGGCCCCCAACTCACCAGTAAGCCTGCCTGAGTCGCCAGTGACTCCAGGCCTGGGCCAGTGGAGCGATGAGTGTACCATTTGCTATGAACACGCGGTGGACACGGTCATCTACACATGCGGTCACATGTGCCTCTGCTACGCCTGTGGCCTGCGGCTCAAGAAGGCCCTGCACGCCTGCTGCCCCATCTGCCGCCGCCCCATCAAGGACATCATCAAGACCTACCGCAGCTCCTAGCCCGCCGCGGCGGCCCACCCCGCACGCCCACCTCCCGACTtcagcccagccctggctgggggGCAGGCCGGCAGggccctttctcttcctcattttggaaactttttccttctccattaaatatgggaaactgaggcccctgAAGGTCTTGGGGAAAAAGGGGTGTCTGGcaaggtgggggagggcagaggggaagggaggaggctgcattttccctctcccccttctctgcACCCAGCTCTTCCCTGCATGCTGAGGGGCTAAACTGGGGTCTCAGCCTGTTCTAATCCTTCCCCAGAAATCTGGGGCAGATTTCTAGAAGGCACCTTTGTGAGAATTGGAAAACGTGTACCTTCCTCGGGGCAGACACAGCTGAGCCAGGTCACGCAGCTTGGCTAGTGGAGTGTGGACTGGGATTTAGCCCTCGAGCAGTGCACAACCTGCTCAACTGCAGCCCTTGCCTTGGGCAGACAGCTCCTGAGCTGCGGTCTCCCTCTCTGACCTCTGCccaccttctctttcctttcttccctgcccACTGGGCCTTGCAGCTGGGGGCGAGAAGGCCAGCGGATCCTTCCAACCAGCAGGCTGCAGCCTCCACGCCATGTCTCTCTCCCACCCAcgcagatgggtggatggatggctGCAGAGGGCTCTGGGTTCTGggtccctggccccagccctggctgagaTGAGGAGGACCCCTTCCTGGCCGTAGCCTTCCTGCCCCAG comes from Eulemur rufifrons isolate Redbay chromosome 28, OSU_ERuf_1, whole genome shotgun sequence and encodes:
- the NEURL1 gene encoding E3 ubiquitin-protein ligase NEURL1; the encoded protein is MGNNFSSIPSLPRGNPSRAPRGHSQNLKDSIGGPFPVTSHRCHHKQKHCLPVLPGGGLPATPLLFHPHTKGSQILMDLSHKAVKRQASFCNAITFSNRPVLIYEQVRLKITKKQCCWSGALRLGFTSKDPSRIHPDSLPKYACPDLVSQSGFWAKALPEEFANEGNIIAFWVDKKGRVFHRINDSAVMLFFSGVCTADPLWALVDVYGLTRGVQLLDSELVLPDCLRPRSFTALRRPSLRRDADDARLSVSLCDLNVPGADGDEGAPAAGCPIPQNSLNSQHSRALPAQLDGDLRFHALRAGAHVRILDEQTVARLEHGRDERALVFTSRPVHVAETIFVKVTRSGGARPGALSVGVTTCDPGSLRPADLPFSPEALVDRKEFWAVCRVPGPLHSGDILGLVVNADGELHLSHNGVAGGMQLCVDASQPLWMLFGLHGAVTQIRILGSTILAERGVPSLPCSPASTPTSPSALGSRLSDPLLSTCSSGPLGSSAGGTAPNSPVSLPESPVTPGLGQWSDECTICYEHAVDTVIYTCGHMCLCYACGLRLKKALHACCPICRRPIKDIIKTYRSS